The DNA segment TTTTCCGCTTTTCTTGATACGGTTGGCGGTAGGCAATGAACAATTGAATAATCGGGCAATGCCGCCAATACCGTATACATAGCGTTTTTCTTTATTCGGAGTCTCGGAAGCTGGATGGTTATTGTTCTGTGTTTCGAGAATGTTTTTAAGCTGTCCTACTGTGAGCATAGCTATTGGTGTGCTATCTGTAACTGAATAGTTCATAATATTTTTTTTACTTCAATTAACACCATGTACAATATCCGGCCGGTATATTGACATGATTTGATAGCAAAAGTATGGTCAGTGATATTGGCAGTGTTCGCATTTTGTGCAAACTTGCGCTTAATTGTGCAAACTTGTGCTTAATTGCGTTTATTTACGCTTAAAAGTGCCTAAATTCATGTAATCAATTAAAATGAAGCATTTTGTGTATTTAGTAGTAGCAAATATTATAACTATAATGAATAATTATCCAATTACTTGTTCAATCCATATATTTGATGTTGTAAATAAACAAAAAGAGAGAGACATTTAGTCCCTCTTTTAG comes from the Bacteroidales bacterium genome and includes:
- a CDS encoding DUF3853 family protein, whose protein sequence is MNYSVTDSTPIAMLTVGQLKNILETQNNNHPASETPNKEKRYVYGIGGIARLFNCSLPTANRIKKSGKINAAIKQIGRKIIVDAELAIELAGCKEGGRKR